GCTTTTGAAGGACTCCGTGCCGCTGGCGGCTGTGACGTTTTTCACCCTGATGTTTTACAGGATAGATATCCCGCTGGCCCCGTTCCTTGGCGTTGGGATGGCGGATGTGGGCTATTATTCGGCGGGAGTGAAGATACTGGACGTATGGCTGGCGGCGCCCACTTTGGCGGTGTCGGCGGTGTTTCCCACCCTGTCGGCCTTCGCGGCGGCGGAGCGGGGGACGTTTGTGAAATGGACCAACAGGCTTCTGATCGCCCTTGGTTTGGCCGGGGCGGTGGGGGCGGGGGTGATATCGGCGTTTTCGGAGGAATTAATCACTTTCATATTCTCCGCCCGGTTTATCCCGGCGGCGGGGCCGCTGTACTGGCTGATGGGGGCGTCGGTGTTCATGTTCGTCCGCCACGGGCTTTTATACGCCCTGATACTGGACGGACGGCAGGGGAGGGCAGTTGGGCTCGCGGCGGCGGCGGTGGGCGTCAACGTGACTTTAAACGCGTTTCTGGCCACAAACTGGGGTATAACAGGCATGGCGGCGGCAAAACTGCTGTCCGACGCGGCACTTATGGCCGGGGCTGGGTACTTTTGGATAATCCGGATGCGGGGCAAAAGTGATGGAAACGCGGCGGTCGCTTGATTTAGGGTGCGGCAGGGCCAAAACACCCGGTTTTGTGGGTGTGGACAAGTTCCGGGACACGCAGGCGGACGTGGTGGCGGACGTGGACGCGCCGCACCTGCCGTTCGCGGACTCGACGTTTGACGAAGTGGCGATGACCGATTCGTTGGAGCACGTGGAAGACGTGGCGGCGGCTGTGACCGAAATTGGCAGGATTTTAAAACCGGGAGGGGAGTTGCGCGTGCGTGTCCCTCACTTCTCGTCACTGCACGCATACAGCGATTTCACCCACAAGCACTTCTTTTCCATGGAAGGGGTGAAGCATCTTGCGGGAGGGTATGGCCAATATGGCCACTATTCCGTGAAAGGCTTTAGAATCAAGAGTATAAGGCTGAATTTGTGGGGCCTGTGGCGTGTCCTCGGGGTGGAATGGCTTGCCAACCGTTTCCCTTTGGCGTACGAAAAGCTTTTTGCGTTCAGTTTTCCGGCCATGAGCATGGAATTTTGTTTGACTATTGAAAATAAATGAGAATAATAAACCTATGGGGCGCCCTTCTTCCCAAGAGGGGCTGATAAAGCAGGCCTTGAGGATGTTTCGATCTAGCCAATGTATTGAAATATATTTATGTTAGGAGAAAATTTTTGAATATCGCGATTGATATTCGCACGATAAACAAGCCTAGATCGGGAGTGGGTTATTATGTCACCAATTTGATACAAAATTTACAGGAAATAGATAAGAATAATCACTACTGCCTCATATCCAACAACGGCGAATACGAGAACACTTTCCGCTCCCAGAGCAATTTCGAGAGCCACAAGACATGGGTCTCCAACGAAAACCACCTTATCGGGGACATTTGGGAGAACGTTTCGCTCCCGCTCCTCCTCAGGAAAAAAGGGGTGAACGTTTTCCACGGCCCGGCGTTCATGATCCCGCTGCTCAAGGGGCATGTCGGCACGGTGGTGACGATACACGACATCGTTTCTTTCCGCATGCCGCACACGATTCCGACAAAATACGCGCTTTACATGCAGTTGCTCATCCGGACCGTCACAAAGCGGGCGGAGATGGTGATCACCGTCTCCGAGTTCAACAAGCG
The genomic region above belongs to Nitrospinota bacterium and contains:
- a CDS encoding methyltransferase domain-containing protein; amino-acid sequence: METRRSLDLGCGRAKTPGFVGVDKFRDTQADVVADVDAPHLPFADSTFDEVAMTDSLEHVEDVAAAVTEIGRILKPGGELRVRVPHFSSLHAYSDFTHKHFFSMEGVKHLAGGYGQYGHYSVKGFRIKSIRLNLWGLWRVLGVEWLANRFPLAYEKLFAFSFPAMSMEFCLTIENK
- a CDS encoding oligosaccharide flippase family protein, translated to MSQTRKVTRNLLFKTLTEGAGRLLSLLFYVALARWLGEEPFGVYSILYSVAAIAVFLADPGLNTALIRQAPRDKEHLDETAGAILGLKLLLSAGVVGLCVGYGALAGYDLKMGALMALMGAQMAGFAVMEYAGAVFQAREQMHLETWVMSAGKFGVTILAIVALAAGGGLGVVLTVMAVAQGVAAAWALYWTGRQGVKLTLRFDPARWGKLLKDSVPLAAVTFFTLMFYRIDIPLAPFLGVGMADVGYYSAGVKILDVWLAAPTLAVSAVFPTLSAFAAAERGTFVKWTNRLLIALGLAGAVGAGVISAFSEELITFIFSARFIPAAGPLYWLMGASVFMFVRHGLLYALILDGRQGRAVGLAAAAVGVNVTLNAFLATNWGITGMAAAKLLSDAALMAGAGYFWIIRMRGKSDGNAAVA